A stretch of the Diprion similis isolate iyDipSimi1 chromosome 14, iyDipSimi1.1, whole genome shotgun sequence genome encodes the following:
- the LOC124414602 gene encoding uncharacterized MFS-type transporter C09D4.1-like produces the protein MTPGEKIELSQGVEDTATEKYEKFLEPETLEVKVFKRRWLQLFLFVLYSASNGLQWLQYTIITNIICRYYNVSRITVALTTVVLMVSYMLLLVPTSYLINRVGLRWTVLIGATVTCLGSWIKVFSAAPDRFAVTLMGQCVVAVSQSFLCPVPGKLAACWFGKDQVAMATAIGYHGICCGIFTCFLGIPLIVKNHERLDDIGNDLSLVYWIVAIYCTVVLLAVFLLFQDEPPLPPSESRALQKIKREASPEGFLPPLKRVLGNRNYLVLWLAWGLDTTLLNTAATFCNPFLVTRFKNVDAELGKLELLFSIMGLIGSVIVASILDKTKKFRIIFNATSAMALLWGILYGLSFYLENKVMVFISGGILATSLGSYCVVAMEMCVEATYPESEAVVTGILTMSSQINGIWIVLVTSKVLEDYGDMAAHAILCSALALATLLTIFHKPELRRQRVQKHALRCKMNSAQ, from the exons ATGACCCCGGGTGAAAAGATCGAGTTATCTCAAGGAGTTGAAGACACGGCGACAGAGAAATACGAGAAGTTTTTAGAACCAGAAACGTTAGAagtaaaagttttcaaaagacGTTGGCTCCAACTCTTCCTTTTCGTACTTTATAGTGCGTCAAACGGTCTTCAGTGGCTTCAGTACACCATCATCACGAATATAATATGCCG GTACTACAACGTTTCGCGAATCACAGTCGCTTTGACGACTGTGGTCCTGATGGTCTCCTACATGCTGCTCCTGGTCCCGACCTCATACCTTATAAATCGTGTGGGTTTAAGGTGGACGGTTCTGATTGGAGCCACGGTCACTTGTCTGGGATCATGGATCAAAGTCTTTTCCGCAGCCCCGGATCGCTTCGCGGTAACCTTGATGGGCCAATGCGTGGTTGCTGTGAGTCAGAGCTTCCTGTGTCCTGTACCGGGTAAACTGGCTGCATGCTGGTTTGGGAAGGACCAGGTGGCCATGGCGACTGCCATTGGGTACCATGGTATCTGCTGTGGCATCTTTACCTGCTTCCTTGGGATTCCTTTGATCGTAAAGAACCACGAAAGGCTCGATGACATCGGGAACGATTTGTCCTTGGTTTATTGGATAGTCGCAATATACTGCACCGTCGTTCTTCTGGCCGTGTTCCTTC TTTTTCAGGACGAACCCCCTTTGCCACCAAGCGAGTCTAGGGCGCTTCAAAAAATCAAGCGTGAAGCTTCTCCGGAGGGATTTTTACCGCCGTTGAAGAGGGTGCTCGGGAACAGGAACTATCTTGTTTTATGGCTCGCTTGGGGGCTTGATACGACTCTTTTGAACACCGCGGCGACATTTTGCAACCCATTTCTAGTCACTCGTTTCAAG AACGTTGATGCGGAGCTTGGGAAACTCGAGCTGTTGTTCAGCATCATGGGACTGATTGGATCGGTGATCGTCGCTTCGATACTTGACAAGACAAAGAAATTCAG aatcattTTTAACGCCACGAGCGCTATGGCGCTGCTTTGGGGTATTTTATATGGTTTAAGTTTTTACTTGGAGAACAAAGTTATGGTGTTCATATCCGGCGGGATTCTTGC GACTTCTCTTGGTAGCTACTGCGTCGTTGCAATGGAAATGTGCGTCGAAGCTACTTACCCGGAATCCGAAGCTGTTGTAACCGGGATTTTGACCATGTCTAGTCAGATAAACGGAATTTGGATAGTTCTAGTTACTAGCAAGGTACTGGAGGATTACGGTGATATGGCGGCGCACGCGATTTTATGCAGTGCACTTGCCTTGGCAACTCTATTGACGATTTTTCACAAACCGGAACTTCGTCGGCAAAGAGTCCAGAAACATGCTCTTAGGTGTAAAATGAATTCTGCCCAATGA